Proteins encoded together in one Fibrobacter sp. UWH4 window:
- a CDS encoding SPOR domain-containing protein — protein sequence MSMKFWNVRRVAAVLLSVFAASAFAQSMADAQKAYVAGNWKEAAAAYEAACPKEPDSLRAECYLWNVLALSQTGSAQSFKIAGKRLDSLIQTTNPQRAIYADLMMTSAQFRLYLGKYDKAAEDLIQAIETSHPHQAVVLQKVCQAVKAKVKSDELNDRCNLLNNPDSLAAMQKSKAATVAPAEPAKVSAPAPKKDSTVAKPIQPPVADSTSSKVAEPPKPAPAVVPTATATPTANVPAVTKAEPAQEYWTLQLGAFGTKSNADLLVTNLKKQKISCTIIEQPRAERTLYLVQTGRFETKEQAVDFAANKLVPLKIEYQPLLKR from the coding sequence ATGAGTATGAAGTTTTGGAATGTTCGTAGGGTTGCTGCAGTTTTGCTTTCTGTTTTTGCAGCAAGTGCATTTGCGCAGTCGATGGCGGATGCGCAGAAGGCATACGTTGCCGGCAACTGGAAAGAAGCCGCCGCCGCATACGAAGCCGCTTGCCCGAAGGAACCAGATTCCCTGCGTGCCGAATGCTACCTGTGGAACGTTCTCGCCCTTTCGCAAACGGGAAGCGCCCAGTCGTTCAAGATTGCAGGCAAGCGCCTCGACAGCCTTATCCAGACGACCAATCCGCAACGCGCCATCTACGCCGACCTCATGATGACGAGCGCCCAGTTCAGGCTCTACCTTGGCAAATACGACAAGGCTGCCGAAGACTTGATCCAGGCCATAGAGACTTCGCACCCGCACCAGGCCGTCGTTCTCCAGAAAGTGTGTCAGGCCGTAAAAGCCAAAGTAAAGTCGGACGAACTCAATGACCGCTGCAACCTGCTGAACAATCCCGACTCGCTAGCAGCAATGCAAAAATCAAAGGCCGCCACAGTAGCCCCTGCCGAACCCGCAAAGGTTTCCGCCCCGGCTCCGAAAAAAGACTCTACCGTAGCCAAGCCCATTCAACCTCCTGTGGCAGACAGTACTTCCTCAAAGGTCGCCGAGCCCCCCAAGCCAGCCCCTGCAGTTGTTCCGACCGCCACCGCTACACCGACCGCAAACGTTCCTGCAGTCACCAAAGCCGAGCCCGCCCAGGAATACTGGACACTCCAGTTGGGCGCCTTCGGAACAAAATCCAACGCAGACCTGCTCGTCACCAACCTCAAAAAACAGAAAATTTCCTGCACCATCATCGAACAGCCACGGGCGGAACGGACTCTTTACCTTGTACAAACAGGGCGGTTTGAGACAAAGGAACAGGCCGTTGACTTCGCCGCAAACAAG